The DNA segment CCGTTTTTGTCCATCGCATCGACTTTGATCAGGGCGAAATACTGGCTAGATATCCAAAACCGTACCTTCTCATAACCGCTTTGTCCCGCGGGGGCATCGACTTCGTACACATAAGCTGGCAAGGTCTTGACATTGTCCGTCCCGATTTCCCGGATGTCAGGCCAGTTAAGGAAACTTAATGCTAAATCCTCAAAAGAAATGTCTGTATCCAGAATGGACTGTTTTTGATCCTTGGGACTCACCACTTTCAGGTTTTTGCCTTTGCCATCACCTTTTTTTATTGACGTGTTTGAACTGGAAAAAATGATCTCCACAGAAAGATTTGCTTCTGGGACCAGAAGCAGGATTTCCCGGTCTTTGGTCTGCATCTCGATCGGGTAAGTCTTTGAGGGGGTGCGGAGAACCCCCTGCATGGTCGCATTAGACATGGAAAAATTCTTCCATACCCGTGCCATCACAAATTCCAAGGAGGGTAATGACTCCTGTTTATTCTGGGTGAAACCCGCCACAGACGACATAAAAAAGATTGCTATAAAAGAGAGTTTGCGCATAACAGGCGTTTACCTTTAACAAGCCTAATCATTAAAGCG comes from the Verrucomicrobiota bacterium genome and includes:
- a CDS encoding outer membrane lipoprotein-sorting protein, which codes for MSSVAGFTQNKQESLPSLEFVMARVWKNFSMSNATMQGVLRTPSKTYPIEMQTKDREILLLVPEANLSVEIIFSSSNTSIKKGDGKGKNLKVVSPKDQKQSILDTDISFEDLALSFLNWPDIREIGTDNVKTLPAYVYEVDAPAGQSGYEKVRFWISSQYFALIKVDAMDKNGLLIKRVEVNGVQKVGNAWVIKEMQVSAFSPGRSSSKSKTYLEIKDVKVK